A genomic segment from Flavobacterium sp. 9R encodes:
- a CDS encoding TonB-dependent receptor: protein MKKKLRIILLFFLIVLSWESFAQVKTISGTVTDGSNVPLPGVSVTINGSKNGTISDYDGSFTIRVTNEQDVLVFSYNGYKTQKVTVGNKSSIKIALVTEITELHDVVVVGYGTIKKSDVTGSVGKVNVADIQKVTSIDAARALQGRVAGVNVLSNSGSPGSGVSIRIRGIGTINNSDPLYVVDGFPMGDISHIAPSDIETMEVLKDASATAIYGSRGANGVILIKTRTGSKNSKVEVLATALTGVSVANKFLDLADATEFATARKAIGLDDDIINYVLDQQAAGNYLKGTDWQKVIYRQALNTRFNVGISGNKDSYSFDHGFTTSHEEGIVRGTKLDKLMFHSNNNIKLTEKIKLGLNFNYVHFERPGERNDFYSGTIPGALRSDPISVPFDNYTNFFGEIYYSQAATNPALAIHLAEKEKNIGNRYMGNFYFQVDDLFTEGLSFRTQFGAIMDYNETKTYSPQYFITPTQRNEISSLYQSRGQGLNWVFTNYFSYNKKIDKLNINSTLGTEMQANKYSDIWARGYNVPETASLQYLGAHKDAVLFGLGGGQSENRLQSFYARGNFSWDNKYVITATVRADGSSKFMPNQRWGTFPSFAASWNIHKEKFMSNLESTLPTLKLRAGWGQVGNQGSAGNFDFVSSVNGGYNYTFNGIPVEGAVQQQLANTELTWESSEQFNVGLDFGLFDNTLKGTFDYFIRNTNDMILSKPIPTYAGKRRPAVNAGTMQNKGFEFSLNYANNKNDFKYDVGLNLAIIRNEITSLAGGDPIRSGGVGRLGNTTKTEVGREIAYFYGYQTDGLFKTQAQLDAYQNNNVPIQPNAGLGDVKFVDRNGDGKITELDMTYLGSASPDLTGGLNINLSYKGIDMVMFFVGSYGNEIVNSMRQTLYNSRMFETNISRDMAVNSWTPNNPNSNIPRLNAADLNKNTENFSDLYVEDGSYIRLKNIQLGYTIPETSSKKIGVKSLRFYTTIDNLLTFTKYTGLDPELFGLYGNPFYYGIDMVNYPQPTTYSFGVNINF, encoded by the coding sequence ATGAAAAAAAAACTTAGAATTATTTTACTGTTTTTTTTAATTGTTTTGTCTTGGGAATCCTTTGCTCAAGTAAAAACAATAAGTGGAACAGTAACTGACGGAAGCAATGTTCCTCTACCAGGAGTATCTGTAACAATTAATGGTTCAAAAAACGGAACCATCTCAGATTATGATGGAAGTTTTACTATCAGAGTTACTAACGAACAAGACGTATTGGTTTTCTCCTATAACGGATACAAAACTCAGAAAGTTACAGTTGGAAACAAGAGTTCAATAAAGATAGCCCTTGTAACAGAGATTACTGAATTACACGATGTTGTTGTAGTAGGTTATGGAACAATTAAGAAAAGTGATGTTACAGGTAGTGTTGGTAAAGTAAATGTAGCAGATATTCAAAAAGTAACTTCTATAGATGCTGCTAGAGCACTTCAAGGCCGTGTAGCTGGAGTAAATGTACTTTCCAATTCAGGTAGTCCAGGATCAGGCGTAAGTATCCGTATTCGTGGTATTGGTACCATTAACAATTCGGATCCGCTTTATGTAGTTGACGGTTTCCCAATGGGAGATATCAGTCATATTGCACCTTCGGACATTGAAACTATGGAAGTATTAAAAGATGCCTCTGCAACAGCGATTTATGGTTCTCGTGGTGCAAATGGGGTAATACTTATCAAAACTCGAACAGGTTCAAAAAATAGTAAAGTTGAGGTTTTAGCAACCGCTCTAACTGGTGTTTCTGTTGCTAACAAATTTTTAGATCTTGCTGATGCTACAGAATTTGCGACGGCACGTAAAGCAATTGGTTTAGATGATGACATTATTAACTATGTTCTTGACCAACAAGCTGCCGGAAATTATTTAAAAGGAACAGACTGGCAAAAAGTAATTTATCGTCAAGCACTTAATACCCGCTTTAATGTTGGAATTTCTGGTAATAAAGATTCTTATTCTTTTGATCATGGTTTTACAACATCTCATGAAGAAGGTATTGTTAGAGGAACTAAACTTGACAAATTGATGTTCCATTCCAATAACAACATAAAATTGACAGAGAAGATAAAACTTGGCTTGAACTTCAACTATGTTCATTTTGAAAGACCTGGAGAAAGAAATGATTTCTATAGCGGTACAATTCCTGGCGCTTTACGTTCTGACCCAATCTCTGTACCTTTCGACAACTATACCAATTTCTTTGGAGAAATTTATTATTCTCAAGCTGCAACAAATCCGGCTTTAGCGATTCATCTTGCAGAAAAAGAAAAAAATATCGGTAATCGATATATGGGTAACTTCTACTTCCAAGTCGATGATTTGTTTACAGAAGGCTTGTCATTCCGAACTCAGTTTGGGGCAATTATGGATTATAACGAGACAAAAACATACAGCCCACAGTATTTCATTACTCCTACTCAAAGAAATGAGATTTCATCACTTTATCAAAGTAGAGGACAAGGTTTGAATTGGGTGTTTACTAACTATTTTTCATATAATAAAAAAATTGACAAGTTAAACATCAATTCAACTTTAGGTACGGAGATGCAAGCCAATAAATACTCTGATATTTGGGCTAGAGGTTACAATGTTCCAGAAACAGCTTCTCTTCAATATCTTGGAGCTCACAAAGATGCTGTCTTATTTGGACTTGGTGGAGGACAAAGCGAAAACAGATTACAGTCCTTTTATGCACGTGGTAATTTTTCTTGGGATAATAAATACGTAATAACTGCAACTGTTAGAGCTGACGGAAGTTCAAAATTTATGCCTAATCAACGCTGGGGAACCTTCCCTTCTTTTGCTGCAAGTTGGAATATTCATAAAGAAAAATTCATGTCAAACTTAGAAAGTACCCTTCCAACATTAAAACTACGCGCTGGTTGGGGACAAGTGGGTAACCAAGGAAGTGCCGGAAATTTTGATTTCGTTTCAAGTGTAAACGGTGGATATAATTATACTTTCAATGGAATTCCAGTAGAAGGTGCCGTACAACAACAACTGGCGAATACAGAATTAACTTGGGAGAGTTCAGAGCAATTTAACGTTGGGCTAGATTTTGGATTATTCGACAATACTCTTAAAGGAACTTTTGATTACTTTATCAGAAACACGAATGATATGATTCTTTCTAAACCAATTCCTACCTATGCTGGAAAAAGAAGACCAGCTGTAAATGCAGGTACAATGCAAAATAAAGGATTTGAATTTAGTTTAAATTACGCTAATAATAAAAACGATTTCAAATATGATGTTGGTCTAAATCTAGCGATAATCAGAAATGAAATAACAAGTTTAGCAGGTGGAGATCCTATCCGTAGTGGTGGTGTTGGACGATTAGGTAATACTACAAAAACAGAAGTTGGTAGAGAAATAGCTTATTTTTATGGGTACCAAACCGATGGACTTTTTAAAACGCAAGCCCAATTAGATGCTTACCAAAATAACAATGTGCCTATTCAACCTAATGCTGGACTAGGAGATGTGAAATTTGTGGACAGAAATGGTGATGGCAAAATTACAGAACTTGACATGACGTATTTAGGTAGCGCAAGTCCAGATTTAACTGGTGGACTTAATATCAACTTATCTTACAAAGGAATTGATATGGTAATGTTTTTCGTAGGTTCTTATGGAAATGAAATTGTAAATTCAATGCGCCAAACGTTATACAACTCTAGAATGTTCGAAACAAATATTAGTAGAGATATGGCAGTAAACTCTTGGACACCTAACAATCCAAATTCAAATATTCCTCGATTAAATGCGGCGGATTTAAATAAAAATACTGAGAATTTTTCCGATTTATATGTTGAAGATGGTTCTTATATTCGTTTAAAAAACATACAGTTAGGATATACAATTCCTGAAACAAGTTCTAAAAAAATTGGTGTTAAAAGCTTAAGATTCTACACAACTATCGATAACTTGTTAACCTTTACCAAATACACTGGTCTTGATCCTGAGTTATTTGGACTATACGGAAATCCATTCTATTATGGAATTGATATGGTAAATTACCCACAACCAACCACTTATTCATTTGGTGTAAATATTAACTTTTAA
- a CDS encoding carbohydrate-binding protein, which produces MAMNNFWKINWCFIVVIVCTNDFPLLAQVPLNYKGKPFIDGISSFSMQTIPGRMELAFFDDGGEGVAYHDTTVTNDGAVLNHTNGHHRPGITPYVAFFREKEGVDISYTKDWADFNHPNKVDPKVNQLYIGWEEDGEWTNYTVDVLKAGKYRIITVYSNDDNVAELWVDGVPKTKLKLPLSTGNWHYWDQATVGEIIFEKAGQHLITFKYNRGANWAYLDFLLVEEFK; this is translated from the coding sequence ATGGCAATGAATAATTTTTGGAAAATAAATTGGTGCTTTATAGTAGTGATAGTATGCACTAATGATTTTCCTCTTTTGGCTCAAGTACCGCTGAATTACAAAGGGAAACCGTTTATAGATGGGATTTCTTCTTTTTCAATGCAAACAATTCCGGGTAGAATGGAATTGGCTTTTTTTGATGATGGCGGAGAAGGAGTTGCTTATCACGATACTACCGTAACCAATGATGGTGCGGTTTTAAACCACACCAATGGTCACCATCGTCCAGGGATTACTCCTTACGTGGCTTTTTTTCGCGAAAAGGAAGGAGTTGACATATCCTACACCAAAGATTGGGCAGATTTTAATCATCCTAACAAAGTAGATCCTAAGGTAAATCAATTGTACATAGGCTGGGAAGAGGATGGCGAATGGACAAATTATACTGTAGATGTATTGAAAGCAGGTAAGTATAGAATTATTACCGTCTATAGCAATGATGATAATGTAGCTGAATTATGGGTAGATGGTGTGCCAAAAACAAAACTAAAATTACCTTTAAGTACCGGAAATTGGCATTACTGGGATCAAGCTACTGTAGGTGAAATAATATTTGAAAAAGCGGGTCAGCATTTGATTACGTTTAAGTATAACCGTGGAGCAAACTGGGCGTATCTTGATTTTTTGCTCGTTGAGGAATTTAAATAA
- a CDS encoding AraC family transcriptional regulator codes for MDIHREITPLNQQDCFLVFERSKTSFDFPIHFHPEYEINFIYNAKGVKRTVGDHVDEIGTYELVMVGPNLYHGWEDHKKDLNEITHEITIQFPENLFDTLLLNKNILEPIKRMFEASERGILFSTETTIKLESKLSSLNGTNPFENFLNFQSLLYEMAISKNQQLLASNSFKEHSDSFKSVKIEKIFNHIKSNYSDVIRLEEAAEMVNMTVVSFSRLIKQQTGKTFVEFVNELRLGVATRKLIETNESVYEICFDCGFNNISNFNRIFKKSKNCTPTEFRNKFVGSKKIF; via the coding sequence ATGGATATTCATAGAGAAATAACGCCTTTAAACCAACAAGATTGTTTTTTGGTATTTGAAAGATCGAAAACTAGCTTTGACTTTCCCATTCATTTTCATCCTGAGTATGAAATTAATTTTATTTATAATGCTAAAGGTGTAAAGCGCACAGTGGGCGATCATGTCGATGAAATTGGTACTTATGAATTGGTAATGGTTGGTCCAAATTTATATCACGGGTGGGAGGATCATAAAAAAGACCTTAATGAAATCACTCATGAAATCACAATTCAATTTCCAGAAAATTTATTTGATACTTTATTGCTGAATAAAAATATTCTTGAACCCATCAAAAGGATGTTTGAAGCATCTGAAAGAGGAATTTTATTTTCAACGGAAACAACTATAAAATTAGAGTCAAAGTTATCTTCTCTCAATGGCACCAATCCATTTGAAAATTTTTTAAACTTTCAATCCTTGCTTTATGAAATGGCTATTTCAAAAAACCAACAACTTTTGGCAAGTAACTCCTTTAAGGAACATTCGGATTCTTTTAAAAGTGTGAAAATCGAAAAAATATTTAATCACATAAAATCAAATTATTCCGACGTAATTCGTTTAGAAGAAGCTGCTGAGATGGTAAATATGACCGTTGTTTCTTTTAGTAGATTGATCAAACAGCAAACAGGTAAGACTTTTGTTGAATTTGTAAACGAACTACGATTGGGGGTTGCAACCAGAAAACTTATCGAAACAAATGAAAGTGTTTATGAGATTTGTTTTGACTGTGGCTTTAATAATATATCCAATTTTAATAGAATTTTTAAAAAGAGCAAAAATTGTACGCCAACTGAGTTTAGGAATAAATTTGTAGGGTCAAAAAAAATATTTTAA
- a CDS encoding discoidin domain-containing protein — protein MNLYKLQFMNFKSSLYIYIVFFLSTAVFADNLKNIAVHRACYQSNASDYNNVAHLATDGHLSTFWRSKKEKVSWIYVDLGGVTSVSKIIVKWGAKKASLFSVELSSEGNASSPVNWKKVTAKASSSNDENIISIAKTNCRFVKIQCEAIAENDYFEIAELEVYGKVLPLVLPPELKYEVKGDLSLNGRNWFIQHSAFVDKKGEEISKASFVPNGWISATVPGTVLSNYIANGAVPDPNYSNQQLMISESFFTSNFWYQTKFVVSEAKKNKRIWLNFNGINWKGDIYFNGHFLGKSQGVYKRTVFEVTSFVQFGKPNGIAVLIHKNDNPGEVTEQHLKDPDGNGGSIGLDSPAILASIGWNWMPTIRGRNIGIWNDVFLNFTDDVLIENPFVSTSLNLPDTTLTNLKIECQLNNFKNQEVTGLLRGVIDGQKFEWPVTLLPNEKKIVKLSSDKISALRIKNPKLWWPNGYGEQALYQCQLEFYTQGNLSDKKKIEFGIRHFSYTIDNNNLRISVNGKPIIVKGGNWGMAESMLQCDSIGYDTRVRLHKDMNMNMIRNWIGSVGHDEFYTACDKYGILVWDDFWLANPVDGPHPIDNDLFVSTVEDKILRLRNHPSIALWCGRNEGYPPAVLDSAMTVATATLDLTRFYLSSSAHSPVTGLGPYETKDPKWYFTERGTTFHSEQGIVAPPNYESLAAMMPQDKVWPINDLWGLHDWTQPRVSIFYDDLIKSYGLPKDAKDFSKKAQMLNMEGPKAMFESWQSNRGPGVLVWMSHPAWPSLICQTYDYYFDATAAYYAFKKAGEPLHILWRADNEKVQIVNNTFKEVSQSLAVIQVFDLNGKQVTKIVKQLDCPSNAVIDVEKIDFTALSTPVQFIKVEWFTKNGDLLSDNFYWRGTDYMNYQALESINKAQISTSITTVKSKNEVNVKVALKNTSDQVALMIRLMGHYNKNGERVLPLWCNDNYVSLTPGASKIIEVKIPIEAYSKDTINFQYEGWNVDTAQIN, from the coding sequence ATGAATCTCTATAAATTACAATTCATGAATTTCAAATCGTCTTTATACATCTATATAGTATTTTTTCTATCAACAGCTGTTTTTGCAGATAATTTAAAGAATATTGCAGTACATCGAGCTTGCTATCAATCTAATGCGAGTGATTATAACAATGTTGCTCATCTTGCAACTGATGGACACCTTTCTACTTTTTGGAGAAGTAAAAAAGAAAAAGTATCTTGGATTTATGTAGATCTAGGCGGTGTAACTTCTGTTTCTAAAATTATTGTAAAATGGGGTGCTAAAAAGGCCTCATTGTTTAGTGTCGAACTTTCATCAGAAGGCAATGCCTCTTCACCTGTAAACTGGAAAAAAGTAACTGCAAAAGCTAGTTCGAGCAACGATGAGAATATAATTTCTATTGCAAAGACCAATTGCAGATTTGTTAAAATCCAATGTGAAGCTATTGCTGAAAATGATTATTTCGAAATAGCAGAATTGGAGGTGTATGGTAAGGTATTACCACTGGTTCTTCCTCCCGAACTAAAATACGAAGTCAAAGGTGATTTATCCTTAAACGGAAGGAATTGGTTTATTCAGCATTCTGCATTTGTAGACAAAAAAGGGGAAGAAATCTCGAAAGCTTCTTTTGTACCCAATGGATGGATTTCGGCAACTGTGCCTGGAACTGTTTTGTCTAATTATATTGCAAATGGCGCTGTACCAGATCCCAATTATTCCAATCAACAATTGATGATTTCTGAAAGTTTTTTCACTTCTAATTTTTGGTATCAAACCAAGTTTGTTGTCTCTGAAGCTAAAAAAAATAAACGAATTTGGTTAAACTTCAATGGTATAAACTGGAAAGGGGATATTTATTTTAATGGACACTTTTTAGGTAAATCTCAAGGGGTTTACAAACGCACAGTATTTGAAGTTACCTCATTTGTTCAATTTGGAAAACCCAATGGTATTGCAGTTTTAATCCATAAAAATGACAATCCAGGTGAGGTTACAGAACAGCACTTGAAGGACCCTGATGGTAATGGTGGCAGTATAGGATTGGATAGCCCTGCAATTTTAGCTAGCATTGGATGGAATTGGATGCCAACCATTCGTGGTCGAAACATAGGGATATGGAATGATGTTTTTTTGAATTTCACAGATGATGTACTTATTGAAAACCCATTTGTCAGCACTTCGCTCAACTTACCTGATACTACTTTAACAAATCTAAAAATAGAATGTCAACTAAATAATTTTAAAAATCAAGAAGTTACAGGTCTTTTGCGTGGGGTTATTGATGGGCAAAAGTTTGAATGGCCAGTGACACTTTTACCCAATGAAAAGAAAATAGTAAAGCTTAGTTCGGATAAAATAAGTGCTCTCAGAATTAAAAACCCTAAGTTATGGTGGCCTAATGGTTACGGAGAGCAAGCACTATATCAATGCCAACTGGAGTTTTATACACAAGGCAATTTATCGGATAAGAAAAAAATTGAATTTGGAATCAGGCATTTCTCTTATACAATCGATAACAATAATCTTAGGATTTCGGTAAATGGAAAGCCTATTATTGTAAAAGGTGGAAATTGGGGTATGGCGGAATCCATGTTGCAATGCGACAGTATTGGATATGACACTCGTGTTAGATTGCATAAAGATATGAACATGAACATGATTCGTAACTGGATTGGTAGTGTAGGACACGACGAATTTTATACTGCTTGTGATAAATATGGAATATTGGTTTGGGATGATTTTTGGCTTGCCAACCCTGTAGATGGCCCTCATCCAATAGATAATGACTTATTTGTTTCTACAGTTGAGGACAAAATTTTGAGACTTCGCAATCATCCTTCTATTGCTTTATGGTGTGGTAGAAACGAAGGCTATCCCCCAGCAGTTCTCGATTCAGCAATGACTGTTGCCACAGCTACACTAGACCTAACACGATTTTATTTGTCTAGTTCTGCCCATTCACCAGTAACAGGTTTAGGACCTTATGAAACCAAAGATCCGAAATGGTATTTCACAGAACGAGGGACTACTTTTCATAGCGAACAAGGAATTGTGGCTCCTCCAAATTATGAAAGTTTGGCGGCTATGATGCCACAGGATAAAGTTTGGCCAATTAATGATTTGTGGGGACTGCATGATTGGACACAACCACGAGTTTCTATTTTTTATGATGATCTGATTAAAAGCTATGGTTTGCCTAAAGATGCCAAAGACTTTAGTAAAAAAGCTCAAATGCTCAATATGGAAGGACCAAAAGCAATGTTTGAGAGTTGGCAAAGTAATCGTGGACCAGGAGTATTGGTTTGGATGTCACATCCCGCTTGGCCATCGTTAATTTGCCAAACCTATGATTATTATTTTGATGCAACGGCAGCTTATTATGCTTTCAAAAAAGCTGGGGAACCCCTTCATATCCTATGGCGTGCCGATAATGAAAAAGTTCAAATTGTCAATAATACATTTAAGGAGGTTAGCCAAAGTCTTGCTGTTATTCAGGTTTTTGATTTAAATGGAAAACAAGTTACTAAAATTGTAAAACAGTTGGATTGCCCTTCCAATGCTGTAATTGATGTTGAAAAAATAGATTTTACGGCTTTGAGTACTCCTGTGCAATTCATTAAGGTGGAATGGTTTACTAAAAATGGCGATTTGTTGTCGGATAATTTTTATTGGCGAGGAACGGATTATATGAATTATCAAGCTTTGGAGTCCATTAACAAAGCACAAATATCGACTTCTATAACTACTGTAAAATCCAAAAATGAAGTAAATGTTAAGGTTGCATTGAAAAACACTAGCGACCAAGTAGCCTTGATGATTCGTCTTATGGGCCATTATAACAAAAATGGCGAGCGGGTTTTACCATTATGGTGTAATGATAATTATGTATCACTTACTCCTGGAGCTTCTAAAATTATCGAAGTGAAAATTCCTATTGAAGCCTACTCAAAAGATACTATCAATTTTCAATATGAAGGGTGGAATGTGGATACAGCACAAATAAATTAA